Sequence from the Flavobacterium sp. TR2 genome:
AAACCGTTTTAATATTTATTCCAAACGGATTTAATTCGTAGGCCATACTTTCGCTCCAGCCTTCTAATCCCCATTTTGTCGCGTGATAGATTGATCCTAAAGGAAAAGCAATCAATCCGCCGATAGAAGTCGTTGAAATAAACGAGCCATTTTTTCTTTCTCTGAAATACGGTATAAATGCATTTGTAACGCGAATTACTCCCAATAAGTTGGTGTCCAATTGTTTGGTGATTTGAGAATCAGAAAGGCTTTCCAAAGGACCAATCAGGCCATAACCGGCATTGTTAAAAACGATATCAATGTCACTGATTTCAAGCGCTTTTTGAACTGTTGCCTGTATTTGATCATAATTGGTGACATCTAATGGCAATAGCGTGATGTTTTTTAATTGAGAAAGTTCTGTTTCTTTTTCAGGGTTTCTCATGGTTGCAATAACATTCCATCCTTTTTCATGGAATAATTTTGCTGTTGCTTTTCCTAAACCTGATGATGCGCCTGTGATAAAAATTGTTTTCATGATTATTGTTTTTTAATTGTTATAATTTGATGAAGCAAAGTTCACGATACACTGCAGCTTAAAAGTGTTCATTTTGGAGCAATGAGTATCCAAAATGAAGAATTGAATTTTTTTAAGAAAAAATGAATGAAATTTGGCTGTTTTTACGTTTAAAGAACAACGATGTTAATTGTGCTTTTTGTTAACAACTTCACTTTATTATTTCCCTAAAAAAAGTGTAAATTTGAATTCCTTCCATTTTTCATTATGTATTTTGCTATGTTTCATGTTGTCAGTAGTTTACGATGTAAAAGATATGAAATTTGGAGCTTTAAAATTTGACTTTTACAATTCTATGT
This genomic interval carries:
- a CDS encoding SDR family oxidoreductase, with the translated sequence MKTIFITGASSGLGKATAKLFHEKGWNVIATMRNPEKETELSQLKNITLLPLDVTNYDQIQATVQKALEISDIDIVFNNAGYGLIGPLESLSDSQITKQLDTNLLGVIRVTNAFIPYFRERKNGSFISTTSIGGLIAFPLGSIYHATKWGLEGWSESMAYELNPFGINIKTVSPGAIKTEFLHGSLDTSTLPEYKTMTNKMFGNVDVMFEMASTPEQIADVVYEAATDGKNQLRYVAGEDAKALYKQRLEVGDEVFRSEFGKQFFGE